The Delphinus delphis chromosome 2, mDelDel1.2, whole genome shotgun sequence genome contains a region encoding:
- the RIOX1 gene encoding ribosomal oxygenase 1 has product MDGLRASAGLPRRGRLRRRRQPQPHSGSVLALPLRPRKIRRQLRRSVASRMAALRAQALPSEDSEDSRVESMVDDRRDPLAGGAAALSDVTRREPYGHLGPAELLEASPASRSLQTPRALVEAQTPSARLVEAQTPPARLVEASALPARLVQASGPPPRLVETSAVLCSAQHLAAAPPSVAPATLSGPQGESAGGELPWDSPLQRVLAELNRIPSSRRRAARLFEWLIAPMPPDHFYRRLWEREAVLVRRQDHTYYQGLFSTADLDSMLRDEEVQFGQHLDAARYISGRRETLNPPGRALPAAAWSLYRAGCSLRLLCPQAFSTTVWQFLAVLQEQFGSMAGSNVYLTPPNSQGFAPHYDDIEAFVLQLEGRKLWRVYRPRVPTEELALTSSPNFSQDDLGEPVLQTVLEPGDLLYFPRGFIHQAECQDGVHSLHLTLSTYQRNTWGDFLEAVLPLAVQAAMEENVEFRRGLPRDFMDYMGAQHSESKDPRRTAFMEKVRVLVARLGHFAPVDAVADQRAKDFIHDSLPPVLTERERALSVYGLPIRWEAGEPVNVGAQLTTETEVHMLQDGIARLVGEGGHLFLYYTVENSRVYHLEEPKCLEIYPQQADAMELLLRSYPEFVRVADLPCDSVEDQLSLATMLYDKGLLLTKMPLT; this is encoded by the coding sequence ATGGACGGGCTCCGGGCTAGCGCTGGGCTGCCGAGGCGCGGGCGGTTGAGGCGCCGGCGCCAGCCACAGCCACATAGCGGGTCggtcctggccctgcccctgaGGCCCAGGAAGATCCGAAGGCAGCTGAGGAGAAGTGTCGCCTCCCGGATGGCCGCGCTGAGGGCCCAGGCGCTGCCGAGCGAGGATTCGGAGGACTCGAGGGTGGAGTCGATGGTCGACGATCGCAGGGACCCGCTGGCTGGAGGGGCGGCGGCCCTCTCGGATGTGACCCGGCGGGAGCCGTACGGCCACCTCGGGCCCGCGGAGCTGTTAGAGGCCTCGCCCGCGTCCCGATCCCTGCAGACTCCCCGCGCCCTGGTGGAGGCGCAGACCCCATCGGCGCGCTTGGTGGAGGCGCAGACCCCGCCGGCGCGCCTGGTGGAGGCATCCGCCCTGCCGGCACGCCTGGTGCAGGCCTCGGGCCCCCCGCCGCGCTTGGTGGAGACCTCGGCCGTGCTGTGCTCTGCCCAGCACTTGGCGGCCGCCCCGCCGTCCGTGGCTCCAGCGACGCTGTCGGGGCCGCAGGGGGAAAGCGCGGGTGGGGAGCTGCCCTGGGACTCCCCGCTGCAGCGCGTCTTGGCTGAGCTGAACCGCATCCCCAGCAGCCGGCGGCGGGCGGCGCGCCTCTTCGAGTGGCTCATCGCGCCCATGCCGCCCGACCATTTCTACCGGCGCCTATGGGAGCGCGAGGCTGTGCTGGTGCGGCGGCAGGACCACACCTACTACCAGGGTCTTTTCTCTACCGCCGATCTGGACTCAATGCTGCGCGACGAGGAGGTGCAGTTTGGGCAGCACCTGGACGCCGCGCGCTACATCAGTGGGCGGCGCGAGACCCTGAACCCACCTGGCCGCGCCCTGCCCGCCGCCGCGTGGTCCCTGTACAGGGCCGGCTGCTCCCTGCGCCTCCTCTGTCCGCAGGCTTTCTCCACCACCGTGTGGCAGTTTTTGGCTGTGCTCCAGGAGCAGTTTGGAAGCATGGCAGGCTCCAACGTTTACCTCACGCCCCCCAACTCGCAGGGCTTTGCCCCCCACTACGACGATATCGAGGCTTTTGTGCTGCAGCTGGAAGGTAGGAAACTCTGGCGGGTCTACCGACCGCGGGTTCCGACCGAGGAACTAGCCCTGACATCCAGCCCCAACTTCAGTCAGGACGACCTAGGAGAGCCGGTGCTGCAGACGGTGCTGGAACCTGGAGATTTGCTCTATTTTCCCAGAGGCTTCATTCACCAAGCCGAATGCCAGGATGGAGTGCACTCTCTGCACCTGACCTTGTCCACATACCAGCGCAATACCTGGGGCGACTTCCTGGAGGCCGTACTGCCTCTGGCAGTGCAGGCTGCAATGGAGGAAAATGTGGAGTTTCGTAGGGGACTGCCCCGAGACTTTATGGATTACATGGGGGCCCAGCATTCGGAGTCTAAGGATCCGCGAAGAACTGCTTTCATGGAGAAAGTGCGGGTCTTGGTTGCCCGCTTGGGACACTTTGCCCCTGTCGATGCTGTGGCTGACCAGAGAGCCAAAGACTTCATCCACGATTCTCTGCCCCCAGTGTTGACTGAGAGGGAGAGGGCACTAAGCGTTTATGGGCTCCCAATTCGGTGGGAGGCTGGGGAACCCGTAAACGTGGGGGCCCAATTGACAACAGAAACAGAAGTGCACATGCTTCAGGATGGTATAGCTCGGCTGGTGGGTGAGGGAGGCCATTTGTTTCTCTATTATACAGTGGAAAACTCCCGAGTTTATCATCTGGAAGAGCCCAAGTGCTTGGAGATATACCCCCAGCAAGCTGATGCCATGGAACTCCTGCTCCGCTCCTACCCAGAGTTTGTGAGGGTAGCGGACTTGCCGTGCGACAGTGTGGAGGACCAGCTTTCCCTGGCGACCATGTTATATGACAAGGGGCTGCTGCTCACCAAGATGCCTCTAACCTGA